In Synechococcus sp. Nb3U1, one DNA window encodes the following:
- a CDS encoding universal stress protein: MPRFENVIAAIDGSGTTEQMIHTLLSLPAFAKCNVTLLHAVPSQTSAEDMRTEWQKGQELLAKTLQSFPAQPGVKISTQLVEGDPKVVVLEVAESLPDPLIVMGSRGRSRIVAILQNSVSQYVFQLSSCPMLLVKDDAYIKQPNRIMVALNNSPSSQEALSTAMELVAGISGTQIFLARVQLDADNQSSDTVLNRAIDTLRHRQIGHQVFTAIGDPGTEIVRLAEQSNADLLVMGSPDRRPTIARSIPDLDRLLGRSISDYVRVHIGCPVLMVRSPQDTD; encoded by the coding sequence ATGCCTCGATTTGAAAACGTGATTGCCGCCATCGATGGCAGTGGTACCACTGAGCAGATGATCCACACCCTATTGTCGTTGCCAGCTTTTGCCAAGTGCAATGTGACGTTGCTGCATGCGGTACCTTCTCAAACCTCAGCAGAAGATATGCGCACCGAATGGCAAAAGGGGCAGGAACTGTTGGCCAAAACCCTACAAAGCTTTCCGGCTCAGCCCGGTGTCAAGATCAGCACCCAATTGGTGGAAGGGGATCCCAAGGTGGTGGTGTTGGAGGTGGCCGAGTCCCTGCCGGATCCGTTGATCGTGATGGGATCCCGGGGCCGTAGCCGTATTGTCGCCATTCTGCAAAATTCGGTGAGCCAGTATGTTTTCCAGCTTTCCTCTTGCCCGATGTTGCTAGTGAAAGATGATGCCTATATCAAGCAGCCCAATCGTATTATGGTGGCGCTCAACAATTCCCCCAGTTCTCAAGAGGCTTTATCCACCGCCATGGAGCTGGTCGCTGGCATTTCGGGAACCCAGATCTTTCTGGCCCGTGTACAACTGGATGCCGACAACCAAAGCAGCGATACGGTTTTGAATCGGGCGATCGACACCCTGAGACATCGGCAAATTGGCCATCAAGTATTCACCGCTATCGGGGATCCTGGTACAGAGATCGTGCGTTTGGCCGAACAAAGCAATGCCGACCTCTTGGTGATGGGATCCCCGGATCGCCGGCCTACCATTGCCCGCAGCATTCCTGACCTGGATCGGCTGTTGGGGCGTTCTATCTCCGACTATGTCCGGGTTCACATCGGTTGCCCGGTTCTGATGGTGCGCTCACCCCAAGACACTGACTAA
- a CDS encoding 30S ribosomal protein PSRP-3 — protein MKHAKEKRTLPKFALKALWLENDLAIAVDQVVAKNRSPLTHYFFWPRDDAWEQLKTELEGKTWINEVDRIELLNQATEVINYWQNGGRNRSVSEAQSQFPDVLIGGSS, from the coding sequence ATTAAACACGCGAAGGAGAAGAGAACCTTGCCGAAGTTTGCCCTGAAAGCCCTGTGGCTGGAAAATGACTTGGCCATTGCCGTGGATCAGGTGGTGGCCAAAAACCGCAGCCCCCTCACCCACTACTTTTTCTGGCCCCGTGATGATGCTTGGGAACAGCTCAAAACTGAGCTAGAAGGCAAGACTTGGATCAACGAGGTGGATCGCATCGAATTGCTCAACCAAGCCACGGAAGTGATCAACTACTGGCAAAATGGCGGACGCAACCGTTCCGTCAGCGAGGCCCAGTCTCAGTTTCCGGATGTCTTGATCGGGGGGAGCTCCTAG
- the groL gene encoding chaperonin GroEL (60 kDa chaperone family; promotes refolding of misfolded polypeptides especially under stressful conditions; forms two stacked rings of heptamers to form a barrel-shaped 14mer; ends can be capped by GroES; misfolded proteins enter the barrel where they are refolded when GroES binds), protein MAKLILFKEEARKALEQGINQLANAVKVTVGPKGRNVVLEKKFGAPQIINDGVTIAKEIELADPLENTGAQLMREVASKTNDVAGDGTTTATILAQAMVREGLKNISAGVNPISLRRGIEKTTAYLVEQIAAHAKPVEGRKTIAEVATISAGNDSEVGEMIAKAMDAVGRDGVITVEESKSLETELDLVEGMQFDRGYISPYFVTDPERMVTEYENAYLLITNNKISGLQDLVPILERVAREGRPLLVLAEDVEGEALATLVVNRLRGVLNVVAVKAPAFGDRRKAMLEDIAILTGGQMISEDIGIKLDSVTPDMMGVARKITVTKDKITIVTDGATKALVEKRVGQIRKQLEATDSEYDREKLQERIAKLSGGVAVIKVGAATETELKDRKLRIEDALNATKAAVEEGIVPGGGATLLHLSKGIPAFKVKLKPEEQIGADIVSQALQAPVFQIAHNSGLEGSVVVEKVLEKEMPFGFDALTENYVDLIAQGIVDPAKVTRSALQNAASIAGMYLTTEAIVVEKPEPKSAAPAGGPGGMGGMGGMGMM, encoded by the coding sequence ATGGCAAAACTGATTCTGTTCAAGGAAGAAGCCCGCAAGGCGTTGGAGCAGGGCATCAATCAATTGGCGAATGCAGTCAAAGTCACCGTTGGCCCTAAGGGGCGCAATGTGGTGTTGGAGAAAAAGTTTGGTGCCCCTCAAATCATCAACGACGGTGTCACAATCGCCAAAGAAATTGAGTTAGCGGATCCCTTGGAAAACACGGGTGCTCAGCTGATGCGGGAAGTGGCCTCCAAAACCAATGATGTTGCTGGAGATGGTACCACTACTGCCACCATCCTGGCTCAGGCCATGGTACGTGAAGGGCTGAAAAACATTTCTGCCGGGGTCAACCCGATCAGCTTGCGACGAGGTATTGAGAAAACCACTGCCTACTTGGTGGAGCAAATTGCCGCTCACGCCAAGCCTGTGGAAGGCCGCAAAACTATCGCGGAAGTGGCAACCATTTCTGCTGGCAATGACAGTGAAGTGGGCGAGATGATCGCCAAAGCGATGGACGCGGTGGGCCGAGATGGGGTGATCACCGTTGAAGAATCCAAATCTTTGGAGACCGAACTGGATTTGGTGGAAGGGATGCAGTTTGACCGGGGCTATATTTCCCCCTACTTCGTAACTGATCCAGAGCGGATGGTAACGGAATATGAAAATGCCTACCTGCTGATCACCAACAACAAGATCTCCGGCCTACAAGACTTGGTGCCCATCTTGGAGCGCGTGGCTCGTGAAGGTCGCCCTCTGTTGGTACTGGCGGAGGATGTGGAAGGAGAAGCCTTGGCTACTTTGGTGGTAAACCGCTTGCGGGGTGTGCTGAATGTTGTGGCCGTGAAAGCTCCCGCCTTTGGGGATCGACGCAAAGCAATGTTGGAAGATATTGCCATCCTCACGGGTGGTCAGATGATCTCTGAAGATATCGGCATCAAACTAGACAGTGTCACCCCTGACATGATGGGTGTGGCTCGCAAGATCACCGTGACCAAAGACAAGATCACTATTGTTACAGACGGGGCCACCAAAGCCCTAGTGGAGAAGCGAGTCGGGCAAATTCGTAAGCAACTGGAAGCTACCGATTCTGAGTACGACCGCGAAAAACTGCAAGAGCGCATCGCCAAGTTATCTGGGGGTGTAGCGGTGATCAAGGTGGGGGCTGCAACTGAAACCGAGCTTAAGGATCGCAAGCTGCGTATTGAAGATGCCTTGAATGCTACTAAAGCTGCTGTGGAAGAAGGGATCGTCCCTGGGGGAGGAGCAACTCTATTGCATCTTTCCAAAGGGATCCCGGCCTTTAAGGTGAAGCTGAAACCGGAAGAGCAGATTGGCGCAGATATTGTTTCCCAGGCTTTGCAGGCGCCAGTGTTTCAAATTGCCCACAACTCCGGCCTTGAGGGATCCGTGGTGGTGGAGAAGGTGTTGGAGAAAGAGATGCCTTTTGGTTTCGATGCTCTGACGGAAAACTACGTGGATCTGATCGCCCAAGGGATTGTAGATCCGGCGAAAGTGACTCGTTCCGCCCTACAAAATGCTGCTTCCATTGCCGGAATGTACCTGACAACGGAAGCAATCGTGGTGGAAAAGCCTGAGCCCAAGTCTGCTGCCCCAGCGGGTGGCCCAGGGGGTATGGGCGGTATGGGTGGCATGGGGATGATGTAA
- a CDS encoding copper resistance CopC/CopD family protein, which yields MQIVLFLRPTQSPQVKVKEEERANFSAYTYFLGGLRFGKELLQQLLREKVMRESVLTRLLPQGILSGILCFLLWLAGIQPGWAHASLLATFPADGAVLAEPPAQIELRFNEPVQITQLQVLSSTGQAVELGELAGSADAPQAPIGIRIPAGSYIVSWRAISADSHPVSGSFVFQVGEANPEALQVLLATHGSADPLRWPLLIVRWGIYVGSLFGVGVLGGWRLLRGRLSAEAASWAFAAAWITLSLTVVAFCLHLAQLYPHFTGGNFVAVLGSPYGWGIQLRLLGLGLLIWACEGGGAWVSGLVGSLLVIGSFLPIGHALTSEYPLWTMALLGLHLAGSAFWLGGLWGLDQLLKRDPTSESVAVVQRFSDVATWAVPGLILAGVGMGGIHRGWTMADSYGQYLWAKLILVLMIMALGAHNKFRLVPALREGSLAVRKALRSIVRLEWVGLLAVLALSSFLVAQAPPSHGLAHGEGSLASSVCQEQSDDPPIHLRLSPCRPGSNQVLVEVEGIPAQELTLAFSLPERGIPPFRRSILPDESGQWVLQEVQLALPGEWQIDLALLISDFEERRGQVRVSLSP from the coding sequence TTGCAAATTGTCCTTTTTTTGCGCCCAACCCAATCGCCACAGGTGAAAGTGAAAGAAGAAGAGCGGGCCAACTTCAGTGCCTACACCTATTTTCTGGGTGGATTACGCTTTGGGAAGGAACTGTTGCAGCAGCTTTTGCGGGAGAAAGTGATGCGTGAATCAGTATTGACCCGTTTGCTGCCTCAAGGGATCTTGAGCGGGATCCTCTGCTTCCTTCTTTGGCTAGCCGGGATCCAACCAGGGTGGGCTCATGCCAGCTTGTTGGCTACCTTCCCAGCAGATGGGGCGGTATTAGCGGAACCGCCTGCTCAAATTGAGTTGCGGTTTAATGAGCCGGTCCAGATCACTCAGCTACAGGTGTTGAGCAGTACAGGGCAAGCGGTGGAGTTGGGGGAGTTAGCCGGTTCAGCCGATGCCCCTCAAGCCCCTATAGGGATCCGGATCCCGGCGGGCAGTTACATCGTCAGTTGGCGGGCCATTTCTGCCGATTCTCATCCGGTCAGTGGTTCGTTCGTGTTTCAAGTGGGGGAAGCCAATCCGGAGGCTCTGCAAGTGTTGTTGGCCACCCACGGCTCGGCGGATCCCCTGCGGTGGCCCTTGCTGATAGTGCGCTGGGGAATCTATGTGGGCAGCTTGTTTGGCGTGGGAGTGCTGGGGGGGTGGCGGCTTTTGCGAGGACGGTTGAGTGCTGAAGCTGCATCCTGGGCCTTTGCGGCAGCTTGGATCACGTTGAGTTTAACGGTGGTGGCCTTTTGTTTGCATCTGGCCCAGTTGTATCCTCACTTCACAGGAGGGAATTTTGTAGCGGTGCTGGGATCCCCCTACGGCTGGGGCATTCAATTGCGGCTGCTAGGCCTTGGGCTCCTGATTTGGGCCTGTGAAGGGGGTGGGGCTTGGGTGAGCGGGTTAGTAGGATCCCTTTTGGTGATTGGCTCCTTTTTGCCGATTGGCCATGCCTTGACTAGCGAATACCCCCTGTGGACGATGGCTTTGCTGGGGCTACACCTAGCGGGATCCGCCTTTTGGCTGGGGGGCTTGTGGGGGCTAGATCAGCTTCTGAAGCGGGATCCTACCTCTGAGTCCGTCGCTGTGGTGCAGCGGTTTTCTGATGTGGCCACTTGGGCGGTGCCAGGGTTGATCTTGGCGGGAGTGGGTATGGGTGGGATCCATCGCGGCTGGACGATGGCGGATTCCTATGGGCAGTATCTCTGGGCCAAGTTAATCCTGGTACTGATGATCATGGCGCTGGGGGCCCACAACAAATTTCGCTTGGTACCAGCTTTGCGAGAAGGTAGCTTGGCGGTCAGAAAAGCCTTGCGGAGCATTGTCCGTTTGGAGTGGGTAGGCTTGCTAGCAGTGTTAGCACTGAGCAGTTTTTTGGTTGCTCAAGCTCCCCCCAGTCATGGTTTGGCTCATGGAGAGGGATCCCTGGCCAGTTCAGTTTGCCAAGAGCAGTCGGACGATCCCCCCATTCACTTGCGCCTTTCTCCCTGTCGCCCCGGCTCCAATCAAGTGCTGGTGGAGGTGGAAGGGATCCCTGCCCAAGAATTGACCCTGGCGTTTTCTCTACCGGAACGAGGGATCCCACCGTTTCGTCGTTCTATTTTGCCGGATGAGTCGGGGCAATGGGTCCTGCAAGAGGTACAACTGGCTTTGCCAGGGGAGTGGCAGATCGATCTAGCTTTGTTGATCAGCGATTTTGAAGAGCGGCGAGGTCAGGTGAGGGTTTCCCTGTCCCCTTGA
- the argB gene encoding acetylglutamate kinase, with translation MQCDPLSRAQILSEALPYIQQYQGRVVVIKYGGAAMVHQERRAEVLRDIVFLSCVGIRPVLVHGGGPEINSWLQKLDIPFKFVDGLRVTDAATMEVVEMVLVGKVNKQIVQLISLAGGSAVGLCGRDGNLIKARSQGRAEIGFVGEVSSINPNLIQTLLEGGQIPVISSVAADETGQAYNINADTVAGELAASLGAEKLILLTDTPGILKDPQDRSSLVTLVDIESARQLIQTGVVKGGMIPKVQCCIRALAQGVRAAHILDGGSPHSLLLEILTDAGVGTKLVPSQYSAQVGEAGNGSR, from the coding sequence ATGCAATGTGATCCCCTTAGTCGGGCACAAATCCTCAGTGAAGCGCTGCCCTACATCCAGCAATATCAGGGTCGGGTCGTGGTGATCAAATATGGCGGTGCAGCCATGGTGCATCAAGAGCGACGGGCTGAGGTGTTACGGGATATCGTCTTTCTCTCCTGTGTCGGCATTCGCCCGGTGTTGGTGCATGGAGGAGGACCGGAGATCAACAGTTGGCTGCAAAAGCTGGATATTCCCTTCAAGTTTGTGGATGGCCTGCGGGTGACAGATGCCGCCACGATGGAAGTGGTGGAAATGGTGTTGGTGGGTAAAGTCAACAAACAGATCGTGCAGTTGATCAGTTTGGCGGGTGGATCCGCCGTGGGGTTGTGTGGACGGGATGGCAACTTGATCAAAGCACGCTCCCAGGGTCGGGCGGAAATAGGCTTTGTGGGGGAAGTGAGCAGCATCAATCCCAATTTGATTCAAACCCTGTTGGAGGGCGGACAAATTCCGGTGATCTCCAGTGTGGCTGCGGATGAAACAGGCCAAGCCTACAACATCAATGCTGATACAGTGGCGGGGGAACTGGCGGCTTCTCTGGGGGCAGAAAAGCTGATTTTGCTTACCGATACCCCTGGCATTCTTAAAGATCCTCAGGATCGCAGTTCCTTGGTCACCTTGGTGGACATCGAAAGTGCCCGCCAGCTGATCCAAACGGGTGTCGTCAAGGGAGGCATGATTCCGAAGGTGCAGTGTTGCATTCGGGCCTTGGCGCAAGGAGTACGGGCCGCACACATTCTAGATGGGGGATCCCCGCATTCCCTGTTACTGGAGATTTTGACCGATGCTGGGGTGGGCACCAAGCTGGTTCCCTCACAATATTCCGCCCAAGTGGGGGAAGCGGGCAACGGATCCCGGTGA
- a CDS encoding DUF4351 domain-containing protein: MEAQIRSLPVERLEGLGEALLEFETLADLTTWLEGLTA; encoded by the coding sequence TTGGAAGCTCAGATTCGGTCGCTGCCAGTAGAGCGCTTGGAAGGGTTGGGGGAAGCCTTGCTGGAGTTTGAAACTCTGGCTGACCTCACCACCTGGCTAGAGGGATTGACTGCTTAG
- a CDS encoding DUF3352 domain-containing protein gives MGQRRLLRGILIGLGLLAAMTVWVVTWLLTQSPVALLLAHPDLPPIVGLAPRSTEAMLVLAAPLEDLQAFLQAATPAAKRRATRQRWREFFSPQGPAWLGSILAGGSLDFDREVRPWLGESTLLASLPQLGTLVALETEDPAASQFELNLLWERQSLAGIPVRVQTYKGIQVVSSPLPQLGGFSAAIFGERYVLLAEQAAAIREAIDAWQLPQLALVTQPQFQQVIEPLQEAHVGWAFWRNSGALQGTEGYTLTLEAVGLGLGLNFQGLVAQSAALWHAPAGFSLLSTEAFRPQIFKHLPDETSALISGQNLAEVWSSLGQIQPISVGPIGLQVDPGQWLNTLASQVDLDWQPLLPKTGEFALARLGSLIGSGEPDPSWLLVSEVPEPLGAPLEDAVQVQGWRVVSIPMAQGTATAWAKPVEQDVAEPDSPAAPQSTQSIHRSEAPILAASATEVSAFSASQPYFAEAIPDKGIPEPPPLMPQVYHVDRNGYCYLASSLSVLEAALQDPPLSAEWSWRKLVSPLPHRTLGYGYASLGSLLGFEELPLWKTPEGSELAATRVVFATTALTASAAPYPDQGRWITQVGKLFWQWY, from the coding sequence ATGGGGCAACGGCGACTCTTACGCGGGATCCTGATCGGGCTGGGGCTTTTGGCGGCCATGACCGTCTGGGTTGTGACGTGGCTGCTGACCCAAAGTCCAGTGGCTTTGCTGCTGGCTCACCCCGATTTGCCGCCGATTGTCGGTTTGGCTCCCCGCTCTACGGAGGCAATGCTGGTGCTGGCTGCCCCGCTTGAGGATCTCCAAGCTTTTTTGCAAGCCGCTACCCCTGCTGCAAAACGACGGGCCACGCGTCAGCGTTGGCGGGAATTTTTCTCGCCCCAAGGCCCCGCTTGGCTGGGATCCATACTGGCCGGGGGATCCCTTGATTTCGATCGGGAAGTCCGTCCTTGGTTGGGGGAGAGTACACTCTTGGCCAGTTTGCCGCAACTGGGCACCTTGGTTGCTCTGGAAACCGAGGATCCGGCGGCCTCGCAATTCGAGCTGAATCTGTTGTGGGAACGGCAGAGTTTGGCCGGGATCCCGGTGCGGGTACAAACTTACAAAGGCATTCAGGTGGTGTCTAGCCCGTTGCCGCAGTTGGGGGGGTTTTCCGCAGCTATTTTTGGCGAACGGTATGTATTGCTGGCGGAGCAGGCCGCTGCCATCCGGGAGGCGATCGATGCTTGGCAGTTGCCGCAGTTAGCTTTAGTCACTCAGCCACAGTTTCAACAGGTGATCGAGCCTTTGCAGGAGGCGCATGTGGGTTGGGCCTTTTGGCGAAATAGCGGAGCTCTGCAAGGCACGGAGGGCTATACCCTGACATTAGAGGCGGTCGGGTTGGGCCTGGGGCTCAATTTTCAGGGTCTGGTGGCCCAAAGTGCTGCCCTTTGGCATGCCCCGGCAGGGTTCTCGTTGCTTAGCACGGAAGCCTTTCGCCCCCAGATCTTCAAACACTTGCCGGATGAAACCTCGGCCTTGATTTCGGGGCAAAACCTGGCGGAGGTGTGGAGCAGTTTGGGTCAGATTCAGCCCATTTCCGTCGGCCCGATTGGGCTACAGGTGGATCCCGGTCAGTGGCTGAACACGCTTGCCTCGCAGGTGGATCTGGATTGGCAGCCCCTGTTGCCGAAAACGGGAGAATTTGCCTTGGCCCGCCTGGGATCCCTAATTGGTTCTGGAGAACCGGATCCCTCCTGGTTGTTGGTGAGTGAAGTCCCAGAACCATTGGGCGCTCCCTTAGAAGATGCCGTACAGGTGCAAGGCTGGCGGGTGGTTTCTATTCCCATGGCACAAGGCACTGCAACTGCCTGGGCCAAACCGGTAGAGCAGGATGTGGCTGAACCTGATTCTCCTGCAGCCCCCCAGTCGACCCAATCCATCCATCGCTCGGAGGCTCCTATCCTGGCAGCCTCGGCCACAGAAGTGAGTGCTTTTTCTGCCAGCCAGCCCTATTTCGCAGAGGCTATCCCAGACAAAGGGATCCCAGAACCGCCCCCGTTGATGCCTCAGGTCTATCATGTCGACCGGAATGGGTACTGCTATCTGGCTTCTTCTTTGTCCGTTTTGGAAGCTGCCCTGCAAGATCCCCCTCTCAGTGCTGAGTGGAGCTGGCGCAAGCTGGTGTCTCCTCTGCCCCACCGCACTCTTGGTTATGGCTACGCCTCTCTGGGATCCCTGTTGGGTTTTGAAGAGTTGCCCCTCTGGAAGACACCAGAGGGATCCGAGCTGGCTGCCACACGAGTTGTTTTTGCCACTACCGCGCTCACCGCTTCTGCCGCTCCCTATCCTGACCAAGGCCGCTGGATCACCCAAGTGGGCAAACTGTTTTGGCAATGGTATTGA
- a CDS encoding ABC transporter ATP-binding protein gives MSEPGLRTRYQPSPRDRGSWQSPLSLLRYGWRAIGLVWTTHRWLTLILVGLTVISGLLPAAIAYTGKLIVDGVVRAAQTGEMVDQQWALRYVAMEAGILVAQSATQQGIQTCQSLLRVLLGQQVNVLILEKALTLELAQFENSEIYDQMTRARQEASSRPISLVTGSFALVKHLLSLLTLGGLLLAFSPWAVGILFLAALPSFIAETRFAGEAFRIFRRRAPETRQQVYLETLIAREDFAREVKLYQLGPLFLDRYREIFQRLYQEGRDLTLRRGSWSFGLGSLGTLTFYGAYAWIALETVAGRITLGDMTLYLTVFRQGQTTLSTLLGSLGSLYEDALYLSNLYEFLELRIPPRPEGAAHGPIPGDGIRFEGVSFRYPGSSKPALQNIWLHIRPGEKLALVGKNGSGKTTLINLLVRMYPPDSGRITLDGLDLQKWDLEVLHRRIGVIFQNFVRYQFTAGENIGLGDVQHLQERPRWFLAAEKGMARSFIEELPQGFDAQLGKWFREGEELSGGQWQKIALSRAFMRSQADILVLDEPTAAMDAEAEYEIFERLHALTQNQIAILISHRFSTVRMADQIAVMEAGRIVEQGSHAELLALRGRYAHLFSLQAAGYQ, from the coding sequence ATGTCAGAGCCTGGCTTGCGCACTCGCTATCAACCTTCCCCCCGGGATAGGGGTTCGTGGCAATCTCCTCTGTCACTGCTGCGTTATGGTTGGCGGGCGATTGGATTGGTGTGGACAACTCACCGTTGGCTGACTTTGATCCTGGTGGGGTTGACAGTGATCTCAGGTTTATTACCAGCGGCCATCGCCTATACCGGCAAGCTGATCGTGGATGGGGTGGTACGGGCAGCTCAGACAGGGGAGATGGTGGATCAACAGTGGGCTCTGCGCTACGTGGCTATGGAAGCCGGGATCCTCGTGGCACAATCGGCCACTCAACAGGGGATCCAAACCTGTCAATCTTTGCTGCGGGTGCTCTTGGGGCAACAGGTGAATGTGCTGATTTTGGAGAAGGCCCTCACGCTGGAATTGGCCCAATTTGAGAATTCTGAAATCTATGACCAGATGACGCGGGCTCGGCAGGAGGCTTCTAGCCGCCCGATCAGCTTGGTGACGGGAAGCTTTGCTTTGGTGAAGCACCTGTTGTCATTGTTAACTTTGGGGGGATTGTTGCTGGCCTTTTCCCCCTGGGCGGTCGGGATCCTCTTTTTGGCGGCCTTACCCAGTTTTATTGCTGAGACCCGGTTTGCCGGGGAAGCCTTTCGCATTTTTCGCCGCCGTGCCCCGGAAACCCGACAGCAAGTGTATCTAGAAACCCTGATCGCCCGTGAAGATTTTGCCCGTGAGGTGAAGCTTTATCAGTTGGGGCCGCTGTTTTTGGATCGTTACCGGGAGATCTTTCAGCGGCTGTATCAAGAGGGGCGGGATCTCACCTTGCGGCGTGGTTCCTGGAGCTTTGGTCTGGGATCTCTGGGCACTCTCACCTTTTACGGAGCCTATGCCTGGATTGCCTTGGAAACGGTGGCAGGCAGGATCACGCTGGGGGATATGACCCTTTATCTGACGGTCTTTCGCCAGGGCCAGACCACGCTGTCTACCCTCCTGGGATCCCTGGGCAGTTTGTATGAAGATGCTCTGTATCTCTCCAATTTGTATGAGTTTTTGGAGTTGCGGATCCCGCCCCGCCCGGAAGGAGCCGCTCATGGCCCGATTCCGGGAGATGGCATTCGTTTTGAGGGGGTGAGCTTTCGCTATCCTGGCAGTTCTAAACCAGCACTGCAAAACATTTGGTTACACATTCGCCCTGGAGAAAAGTTGGCCCTAGTGGGCAAAAATGGCTCTGGGAAAACCACCTTAATCAATTTGTTAGTACGCATGTATCCCCCTGATTCAGGGCGCATTACTCTGGATGGATTGGATCTACAAAAGTGGGATTTAGAAGTCTTGCATCGCCGCATTGGGGTGATTTTTCAAAACTTTGTGCGCTACCAGTTTACCGCTGGAGAAAACATTGGCTTGGGGGATGTGCAGCATTTACAGGAACGCCCCCGCTGGTTTTTAGCTGCCGAAAAAGGTATGGCGCGCTCCTTTATTGAAGAACTGCCGCAGGGGTTTGATGCTCAATTGGGCAAGTGGTTTCGGGAGGGAGAAGAACTCTCGGGCGGGCAGTGGCAGAAGATTGCTTTATCCAGAGCCTTTATGCGTTCTCAAGCAGATATTTTGGTGCTGGATGAGCCTACTGCCGCTATGGATGCCGAAGCAGAATATGAAATTTTTGAGCGCCTGCATGCCCTAACCCAAAACCAAATTGCCATATTGATTTCCCATCGGTTCTCCACCGTGCGCATGGCAGATCAGATCGCAGTGATGGAGGCGGGACGCATTGTCGAGCAGGGATCCCATGCCGAGCTTTTGGCCTTGCGAGGGCGCTATGCCCATTTGTTTTCCCTCCAGGCGGCAGGGTATCAGTAG
- a CDS encoding molybdenum cofactor guanylyltransferase has protein sequence MDALILAGGNSRRMGSDKALLSWHGIPLLRRVAQVAAACTERVYILTPWPERYESLRDPGWHLWRESAPNRGPLLAFQEGVARLRALAVPAEWVLLLACDMPRLDEQVLRNWREELDSLPGEMVAALPKTERGWEPLCGFYRLSLMHQLEAFLQAGGGSFQGWLPRIPTVVLPLLQEQMLTNCNTPADLEGENA, from the coding sequence GTGGATGCCCTAATTCTGGCGGGGGGCAACAGCCGCCGTATGGGATCCGATAAAGCCCTGTTGTCTTGGCACGGGATCCCCTTGCTACGGCGAGTGGCGCAGGTAGCAGCAGCCTGTACAGAGAGAGTTTATATTCTCACCCCCTGGCCGGAGCGTTACGAGAGTTTGCGGGATCCCGGCTGGCACCTCTGGCGGGAAAGTGCCCCCAATCGCGGCCCGTTGCTAGCTTTTCAAGAAGGGGTAGCTCGCTTGCGGGCGTTGGCTGTGCCAGCGGAGTGGGTTTTGCTGTTAGCCTGCGATATGCCCCGTTTGGATGAACAAGTTTTGCGGAACTGGAGAGAAGAGCTGGACTCCCTGCCTGGCGAAATGGTGGCGGCTCTACCCAAAACGGAGCGCGGATGGGAACCTCTCTGTGGCTTTTATCGCTTGTCCCTCATGCACCAGCTAGAGGCTTTTCTACAAGCCGGAGGGGGATCTTTTCAAGGGTGGTTGCCCCGGATTCCAACGGTAGTGCTGCCGCTTTTGCAGGAGCAGATGCTGACCAACTGCAATACCCCTGCGGATCTTGAGGGTGAGAATGCCTGA